CGaaccttctttctattgcatgtcttgtttgatagttatgttgagtgtactgCGATATAAACCTTTCTGATAATATATGTCgtaagtgtgtcactgtaatattcctaacaaaatttaacaaagtataagtggacctctgtctgacactcaaccatttaagggtctccaacatttcagtcactctggttctgtaggagcactgcagtgcacatcgtgctgccttattttgagctacttgtagtttgtctagatctttttctgcagcactagaccaaataacaaaacagtaatcaagctgtgacagaaccaaagcatctagaacttgtctactgacatcttttggcaaatattttacaattcttttaacaagtgacacaccccttcccatcttacatacaacattatcaatttgtttagaccaagataatttttgatccagagttatacctaacaatttcgtttccttgacctgttcaatttcaatatggtttaaatgtaatagcagtttaggttcaccttttaactgatgatttgaacctattattaaagatttagtttttccagcattaagtactaacttattatttatgacccactctgagatctgttctagatccttgttcatacagtgactcagctcacttgtagatgaagctgctccatatattgtcgagtcatctgcatacattacaattttggaTTCTTGTAGCACTAATggtagatcatttgtaaaaatagaaaataaaagtggccccAAACAACTaccctgaggaactccacaaGTGACTGACTTAGTGTTTGacaaacttccattaaaaaaaacagtttgacatcgaTTGGTCAAGTAACTTTCTACCCACCTCAGCgcattcagattaaaaccatattgttttagcttgtgcaacaacaatggatgatcaatgacatcaaaggcAGAACTAAAATCAAGTAGTACTGCACCCACTAACTTCCTATCATCTACTTCCACCTTCCAGTCATCGGtcatttgtgttaaagcagtACATGTTGAATGGCCCGGCCGGTAAGCATGTTGATAATCAGTGTTAAGATTGTtaccttcaaagtatttttgtatttggttaaaaattatTCTCTCCATTATCTTTCCTAGTGCTGGTAACAAACTTATTGGGCGGctatttgtaccagaaaatggcccagctggattttttgcaagtggaataatttttgctattttccacGCCTGTgggcaaatacattttcaatactCAAATTGATAATATAGCAGATAGGCTCTGCAACCAAATTAGCAACATATCTAAGAAATTTACCATCTAAATTATCCACACCTGGcggtttatcattacatttacctagaagacattcaacatctgcaattgtcactttctctattttaaatttacaattcttattttccataattaaatcatttattagaaaagtggagttcctatttataggttgcttcatatttctcctgagatcattcactttatcaagaaaataatcattaaaataattagCAATTTGTACTGGTTTAGTCAAGAATTTCCCTTCTGCCTCAAGATATGTTGAGGTGGATTTCGGCTTACGGCCCATCATGCCATTTACTAAACTCCACAGCTGTTTCTTATCATccttaatgtctttaattttaCTTCcgtaatacaattgttttttctttttatttaatgctgtaacATAATTTCTTAACCTTCTATAAATTTGCCCATCTGACTCATAACTTGATGAGAAAGCTACAATTTTGGcatcatctctttgtttcattagatctcttaattcatcatctaaCCAGGGTGCTCTAAAGTTCCTTACTGTCAGTTTTCTAAGTGGTGCATGTTTATCAATCACTTGcatgaataacaaattaaatactgcaagagcatcatctggatttagtttttcaaaaatatttttccaacatatcttttgaacatcctttataaatgactcttcacaaaaacatttcattgatcTCCTCACAATTACTTTCGGTCCTGCTTTTGGCACCTTTGTCTTTCTCACGgtaattattaaattatgatcAGTACACCCTACTGGAGTTGATGTGGCCTGTGAACATAAATGgctaacatttgtaaatatatgatcAATACAAGTTGCACTTGTTGCTCCACCTTTCTTTATGCATATCCTAGTAGGTTTAGTCACCATTTGTACCAAGTTACATGTATTAGCTGTTGTctgcaacttgttttttaaggcaCAGTGGGACATATTCCAGTCAATGTTTAAATCACcgataaaataaatctctctatcaagatcacaaactttatctaacatttgacgtactttttctaaatcattTAGGTTTGAATTAGGAGGTCTGTAACAACATCCCACCAACAAAGGTTTCAAATGAGGTAAATGAATTTGCAACCAAAGTACTTCAATATCAGCAGACATCAAATCATATCTGACTTTAGCTggtatttccttttgaatgtaCACTGCCACCCCACCTCCATATGCATTCCTGTCTTTTCTAAATATACTATATCCCTGAATGTCCACTGCAGCGTCATTAAAGGTGTCATCTAAGTGAGTTTCTGATATTGCTAACAAATGAATACCACATGATAATATTTCCTCTATCTCAGACACTTTATTTCTTAGGCTACACATATTGATATGAGCCAATTCAAACCCTTTATTTGGTCATTATTTGACATTAAtggcaatttaaatgtttttcctttttcacttcttttcaaATTGAGAGCTGAACCAAAACATACACGCAACACaacttcaaccacacacaccatcacacacacaaccccacacCTCACTGCCCATAGATTGCTATCCATGTGCATACTCACTCACCTAAACGAGCAGCACGGTAGCTCCCTAACATCTTAGATAATAACctttgtgttaaatacattcatgGTAATGTCTTGCAACGCAAGATCaaatttataaatcaataaatcaaaatgacatttttaacaacaacaatagagaCCAGTTAAAATTGGCCTCTATTCAAAATCTATTAAACGTAATCTCATAGTCGCagttgatgaaataaataacttaaaataaggtAGTAGATAACTTATAGGCCAGTGAATATTGGCCtacaatgaatacatttgcaaTACACCAAAACTGCAACAATTCCCTTTGCATAATATAATTCATTTCATCTCCTAATATGCATAAACATACCATCTAATTATGTCATGTCCATCAGTCATTTCCCACCTCTATTTCAGCTTTGAGCTGAAACCGGGTTTATCACTGTTTTATAGAAATGCTCAGCTTCACTACAGTCCcgatacagttttgtttgtccaTTGAAGGTTACGATGAGTGTTGCAGGGAACAGTAGTCCATGCCTCACCTCAGCCTTACGCAGCTTCATCCTGACGTCATTGAAAAGTGCTCTCTTCCTGGCAATATCCGCAGTAATATCAGGAAATATCTTCACTCGCATGCCTCGGAAAATGATCTCTCCCTTGCTTCTTGCCAGCTTCAAGATAGCTTCCTTTGCTTGGTATCTCTGCATAGTGACAATCATAGGTCTGGGTCTCATATCAGTCCCATGCCCAATCCTGTATGCCATCTCAACTGCCGGGTCACATGAGAGCTCACTTCCGAATACctcctttaaaaagtttgtCACAAAGGCAATGGGATCGCTCTTCTCTATATCCTTTTTCAGTCCAAACACACGTAGATTCAACTTTCTGTTTTGAATCTCCATCCTCTCAATTTTGTCTTTaaactctttgttttccttcattagATTTCCATTTGCGGTTTCGAGTATAGCAACCCTACAATCCATATCGGTCAGTCCCTCCTCCACATCACCGAGCCTCTGACAACATGAGTCGAGTTCTCCCTTTAAAGCATCAAGCTGCGGCTGGAATCTCTCGAAAGCAGCCCCTATCTCCTCTCTTATTATTGAGCGTATTAGTGCCGACAGCTCCAAGTGGCTCACCTGCGAGGACTCGCTCTCCATGGCGTTCTCCTCAGCTGCTCGTGTGTCATTCACTCCCGACAGGCCGCTGCTCTCGTTTAACGGCACTTTAGCCtttttgtgtgctttctttGATGCCATTATATTCCCCACATTATATTTCACTATGGACTTTGACTGAACAACTTGATCATCCGTTCATAACCGGATTTTTCAAAAGTTTGAAACGGGAGCTACACGCTCCTAAGTTTTACACACCACTTCCGCGCATGAGCAGTCGGTCATGCCGCTCCGTCTGTTGCCTCTAATGTAAACCCAATCTGTAAAATTGAAGTGCTGTTCTGTAATCTCATTTGTTATTAACGTGGCTAGAAACAAGGCAAGTAGATTGTCCTATTAAGAGACTTTTAAGAATTACTGTATTATAAAACTGTCCAAACAACTATATTTCTTTAGTGTATTCACATTTATTCTCCATAGTGTCTCGATTTGACTGTCTTTATTTATACCTGATCTATACTGTATTCAACATATCAGTTTGTTCATACCTGTAACATATGTTATCCTTGAATAACTCTGCACCTCCTGCTtgttttgcacttctggttggatgcaaACTGCCTTTCGTCTTCTcagtactctgtgcaatgacaataacgCTGAATCTCACCTGATCTCGGGCACCATGCCTTCAGTTACTGTCCTATACTGAGCATAAATGAGCTTCATCATCAGTCACATGGTTCACATTCCTGTGGAGATTCTGCTGCTCGGACAGTCTGATGAAGACAGTGAGCCTTAAAGACACTAATTCTTACAGGTTTCATGTTGTATTCATTCCCTCTTTTCCAGATTTAGCTCTCAGAGTTATGGAGGGGCACGAAGACGAGCGGTTTTGTGGGAAATGGAGGGTCGCCTGCGGTTTGTACAACTACAACCTGAGGGATGTGTTCACATGGTGAGTACTGATTcagttataaaaaaagaagcgTGCTGCAGAAGACATTTTGGATAgtaactataaaaaaaaaacattaaagatgCCTCAATTACATCTAAGTTTCAGATTTATGGATTACTGGACCTTTTGAATATCAGATGCATTGTTCTTGTCATTATTAACTCCTGTGTTTGTCCCACATTGtgaaaatcaacatttttaatgcCTACCGGgtcacattttttatatttaacatcaaTTTAATCTAAGATCTGCGTTGCTATCAGTATACTTaatttaaaggtattttttcaAAGTCTTTAATCACAATAAATGATTCCTAATGgcatttatttagtgttttagAAGTTGATAAGTGACCAAAGTGCACTCAAAAGCAGTAGACGAATACACCtttgtttgtataaaaatgtgaaatacaagTGAAAATTGTTCTGATCTATGCAAGAGACATAGACTTCATGTTCAAATGTCTGTTATCTGTTTTTAATCCCTGACATTAGAGGAGGGGGACATTATCCCTTGACCTTGCTGATGGCAAGTCTCAGATACCATCTTAAATTAGTActtagagtctctcctgggacatgtctccatgctctaatgttcagaaagctctttagttttctcatattgcctgtgctgcagcacctcttttcaccctctgtctaaaaccagagcccagtctgctctgattgtttagcttgtcggctctgttgtgattggtcaacctgcttagatgtgtcccgccccttagccaatcaaatcaaaaaggtaaaaatataaaatgattaaaataaaaatattcaagcatgaaagaaaaagtcaaatttgaCTAAAACAACAATGTGCTCAACATAATGTAAGTATTTCAAATCACCTCAAATATagagtttttcttttctctgtaaAAGGAATCAATGTTGGTTTGGGACGGaccaaatgaaacatttaaacatcaacTTGGACTTTCCtgagactttgagaaactgggaatgaaatttgacagtattttctgacattttatagaacCAATGATTTATCTCAGATGTGCGTCGCAGCTTTTATGAAAAGGTGTTTCTCTTGTGTCTTCACTCAGGCGCCTGCTGAAGACCCTCCTGATGGGGCAGGTGCTGTCTCTGCTGATCTGTGGGACGGCGGTCAGCTGTCAGTACCTCGCTGAAGCCCGGGTGGAGACGCCGATGCTGCAGAGCTTCCTGAACTACgccatgctgctgctggtctACACCACCATCCTCTGCACCCGCAAAGGTACAGAGCACACCTGGATCTCAAAGACGGGGACGGATGAAAAGTCCACAGTGGGTTTAAAATAATCCAAACCTCTGCGTGTGTTTGTACAGGAGACAGGAACATCCTCCACATCTTAAAAACCAAGTGGTGGAAGTATCTGCTGATGGGTGTGGCAGATGTGGAGGCGAACTACACTGTGGTGAAGGCGTACCAGTTCACCACTCTGACCAGTATACAGGTGAGAGGACCCACGCTGGAGGTATGAGTGTATTAGTAGCAGAGGTCAAAGGTCCTGAGCAATGTTATACACACTgcccaacaacaacagctgaaTGAGATCCGAGTGTAAGAGGAGAGTCAGAACATCCCACTCTGTTCCCAAAAACTAACTGTAAAACCACATGTCAGCGGGGCAAGAGATCCCAGAGGAAGAAGTAGGATAGGAATAGAAGCTCATATGAGTCCAGAACACAGAGGGGGGGTTGTGTTGTGGACCTGCACTGAGTTTAGGTATTAATAAAACCCGTTTGGCTGAACCTGAATCCACCTGTCGACGTCTTAacctatctgtgtgtgtgtgtgtgtgtgtgtgtgtgtgtgtgtgtgtgtgtgtgtgtgtgtgtgtgtgtgtgtgtgtgtgtgtgtgtgtgtgtgtgtgtgtgtgtgtgtgtgtgtgtgtgtgtgtgtgtgtgtgtgtgtgtgtgtgtgtgtgtgtgtgtgtagctgctgGACTGCTTCGTGATCCCGGTGCTGATGGTCCTGTCCTGGTTCGTCCTGAAGACCCGCTTCAGACTGGTCCATTTTGTGGCCGTGGGGGTGTGTCTGCTGGGGGTCGGGGCCATGGTGGGGGCCGACATCCTGGCAGGACGGGACCAGGGATCCAGTGAGGGACCTTTTTATTTACTCACTTATAtaaagacgtgtgtgtgtgcgtgtgtgtgtgtgtgtgtgtgtgtgttctcagccagcagtgtgtgttcttagccagcagtgtgtgtgtgtgtgttctcagccagcagtgtgtgtgtgtgtgtgtgtgtgttctcagccagcagtgtgtgtgtgtgtgtgtgtgtgtgttcttagccagcagtgtgtgtgtgtgtgtgtgttcttagccagcagtgtgtgtgtgtgtgttctcagccagcagtgtgtgtgtgttctcagccAGCAGTGTGGTTCTGGGGGACGGTCTGGTTCTGCTGAGCGCCGTCCTGTACGCCGTGTCTAACGTCTGTCAGGAACAGACGGTGAAGAACCTGAGCCGGGTCGAGTTCCTCGGCATGATGGGACTCTTCGGGACCGTCATCAGCGGAGCACAgctgtgagacacacacacacacacacacacacacacacacacacacacacacacacacacacacacacacacacacacacacacacacacacacacacacacacacacacacacttcgcaGGActgaataattatttttaaataagaagaatggaataaaaatgaagataaacaataaaaataataaaatagggACAAAGATAAATAAGAGTGCagttataaaatacaaattaaaatatgataacaaacaatataataatcCCACTTATTTATATCTCCTTCAGTCAACTTTAAACCTCATGTTTGAGCGGTTAAGATCAGGGGTCCAAATGATGTTGGATTATCACAGATAAATAATACATCTCAAAGTTTAGTCAGGATATAGCATCACTGAATCACACCTGTTGACAACAGATGCTACTCATTTAAATCACCACACCAGCAGGTTGTGTGTGGCTTTTAGAGGAAATGACCCGTAAGTGTTTCCTCTCATGCTGACCTGCTTGTTGTTGCAGAGCTGTTCTGGAAACTCAAGCAGTCGCAGCGATCAACTGGGATTTTCACACCTGTAAGTTTTTTCCTGTCGTAGTACTGCAagagtgtttgagtgtgtgtcgATGGTCTCtcactgaagtgtgtgtgtgtgtgtgtgtgtgtgtgtgtgtgtgtgtgtgtgtgtgtgtgtgtgtgtgtgtgtgtgtgtgtgtgtgtgtgtgtgtgtgtgtgtgtgtgtgtgtgtgtgtgtgtgtgtgtgtgtgtgtgtgtgtgtgtgtgtgtgtgtgcagccctgTGGTTTGCAGTGTATGCTCTGTGTATGTACTCTCTGTACAGCTTCATGCCGGTGGTGGTGAAGATGACGAGTGCGACGGCGGTGAATCTGTCCCTGCTCACCGCCGACCTGTTCAGCCTCTTCTGCGgactcttcctcttccactACAGCGTGAGTCCCTTCAGTAACCCGCTGCTGCTTCAGTGTGGCGCTCAGGGAGGCTGTTTTAACATGTGCATTTGAGGAAATATGCATCAGGCGTTTGTCTCACATCAACATGGCTTCCCTTATTTTATGCAAAAGGAAGTACCTGACACACAGGTGAGTACTCTCAGTAACATCTCCTCCTGTCTCACTCAGTTCTCCACGCTCTACATCATCTCCTTCGTGGTCATCATGGTGGGCTTCGTCATGTTCAACGCCGTCCCGACGTACACAGCTCTGCCGGAGTCCGGATCCAACGAGGAAAACCCCCCCGAGGAGGAGAGCTCCTCAGACCGGCTGCTGTCTGCAGGACCACAAGCTCAGACAGACCCAGAGAGACAAGACACCAAGAAGGCTGAGACCCAGAGACCAGAGACCCTCCCTGCAGATGCTCTGTGActggtgggggaggaggaggaggaagaggaggtgaaaCCTGAGAGACTGCAGCAGGTGTGTTCATACAGCAGGTCTCTGTGAAGACTGCCTGCTCTCACCCTGTTACAAAAGGACTCAAAGACAAAAAATTCACTCTATTTTAGATTACATTCTGGGGATAtcatttgttgttctttttatttgaaggaGAATGCTGGTGGATGGTTTGCAtcgttacattttttaattcctAATGGCGGGGTTTTCTTCCGTCAGACAGAAAGTTTGAATATTACAGAAAACGACATCTCAACACCACATCCTTAATCTGAAACAATAGCTGTTTTATAAATGAGATTATTTTAACTGCATTGACCAAAAGTACTGCTCTTCAATCATTTTCACAGCATGTTCAGAACCAAGGGAAATGCACTATGACATCTGAACGCTTGTGGACCGTTTGCATCCACACATTGTGCTGGTTTTCTTCTCTCGGACAAAAAGTTCACTCTGTTTTTGGTTATTTAGCGTTTTTAATATCAGGAAAATGCTGTTTGTCATCTCAACAGtttgcatcatttattttttagcttCCTTTGTTTTGGTATGAAGAAATCTCAACCTTTTTCTAAAgcttgattattttttaaggagatgtgttttttattcacattaatCAGAaggacatgttttatttcctcagaCACAAAGTCCTCTTGTTTCTGTTACTGTGCATTTCCTATATGGAATGAAAACCCCTGTGGACAGTTTGCATCGGCACATTTTTCATTCCTAGTTTTGAttatcttttaaaagtaaatattctTTATCGACACAAAGCCAAATATCTGTTACAGGATGACGACGTGTCAAACACTGCACTTCTATTTATTGTGCCAAAACGTACATGCTActtcctttctccttttttaaaatgagtaTATGAGATGTTTTGCACACTGCGTCAGCTGGTTTAGGTCTTTGATCACTCTGCTGGATTTTCATGTTAGTTGCCTACACTGCTGTTACCATTTAAATTTGGTAATTTACCAAATATTCTGTAAATCACAGGGCTTTATGTAAAGCGTGGAGAACTTTTATactattaaattacatttttatattctcttTGCTCTGCTATTGTCTATTATTGTCTATTTGAATGTCACTGTTTGGCTGTCCTGTGTTAGTGTGCATGTTTTAATCCACAAAATAACGGGAAATACACTTTAACCTGGGTATATATTCTTAGACTACATCTGATGCAATACGgtgttttttgccttttataGGTGGAACAAAGGTCCTCCTTTAATGACATTTGgacaaaataatcttaaaaCCAAAGGCCAGTCATACCATTCCCCACATTTTTCAACAGCACTTCATATTCTTAATACGCAACTGGAGTAATTTCCATTTCATTAATTCACCTTGACATGTTTCCCCTTCAAAAGGTTTTAAACCCAGTCCACACAGATGTGCCATACATGTGAATATTAGGGGCATgcactgccctctagtggccagTTCTTAAACTGCAGGTAAAAGAGGAGGCGGTGGAGGAGCTCCAGTGCAATGACTAACAGCAGAGTTGTTTTTCTGATTATAGGCCACTGTAATAACACGATTGTCTGCAAAGTGCCTGGAAATACATGCAATGTGTTGTAATGTTAAACCGTTATTCAACAAAAGATGTTCAATAAGCAGATTAAAAGAAAGATAATTACAATCTGATggcatttttcttttgaattcgAATAATTTGGAgggttttttaatttaacattctTCAGTTTGTTCTTTTACATGAAATTATTTGAGTGCATTTCACTAATTATAAGGCTTCTACTTAAGAGCTATTTTCCATGCAGTACTTTTCCATGAAAGACAAGTATtttctgaatcagaatcagaaatactttattaattccAGACTGGGAAGTTCatttcattgcagcagcgaaatacaaaaagaaaaagcattacaaataattagaactaaaactaaaaatgagaaatattcTGTTTATCTAGAACACTACTTGTAGAATATCTTTATTTGAGAATGCATATAGCATagtaatcctgctagtaatcaGGATGACTATGTAATTGAGGAAatacagtttcctttttttgcatcaTTACGTAATCCCAtcacatgtaatccattacttcCCAAACATGCCTAAAAAGTATGCATTAAGCAATTTAAAGGATATTATTTAGTGTTCTTTCACGGTAAAACCTCTCAATACCCCAGCACATGAAGACAGGGTGAGAGGAATGCTGTATGAATGTATAATTGATGGTTAGCCTCCTCAGTATTCTGCAGTGCGATGCTGCTTCAGACTCTGCACACTGACTGTTATcatggaggagctgcagcagtgaGCAGGACAGCACGCAGCATCTCCATCTTCCCTTCGCCTTTATTATCCTCCTCTCACATCGGTAAGAGGACATTAGTGTGAGTTATTGCATGGATTTCAGGGTTTTTACCGCATGCAGAGAAGCATTTACAGCTATGGGGACTCGCTGCGGATGATTCTGTGTTTGGCGTTGGGTTGCTAACCAGCCCGCAGACCATACGCGTTAATGCATTGTGTTATTGATGCACTAAagggggaatgtgtgtgtgtgtgtgtgtgtgtgtgtgtgtgtgtgtgtgtgtgtgtgtgtgtgtgtgtgtgtgtgtgtgtgtgtgtgtgtgtgtgtgtgtgtgtgtgtgtgtgtgtgtgtgtgtgtgtgtgtgtgtgtgtgtgtgtgtcattgcaCGGATTCAGGTTAATATTAGCGCTGCACACCGGGAGCCGGGAGGAAAAGCCGCAGATTATTTGCGCGTTAATCCTCCACAGACAGAAAGACCTGCACCGACACATCCTCCGGGCTCTGTCTGCAGGGGATCCGCT
This Eleginops maclovinus isolate JMC-PN-2008 ecotype Puerto Natales chromosome 11, JC_Emac_rtc_rv5, whole genome shotgun sequence DNA region includes the following protein-coding sequences:
- the LOC134872446 gene encoding solute carrier family 35 member F2-like, which encodes MEGHEDERFCGKWRVACGLYNYNLRDVFTWRLLKTLLMGQVLSLLICGTAVSCQYLAEARVETPMLQSFLNYAMLLLVYTTILCTRKGDRNILHILKTKWWKYLLMGVADVEANYTVVKAYQFTTLTSIQLLDCFVIPVLMVLSWFVLKTRFRLVHFVAVGVCLLGVGAMVGADILAGRDQGSTSSVVLGDGLVLLSAVLYAVSNVCQEQTVKNLSRVEFLGMMGLFGTVISGAQLAVLETQAVAAINWDFHTSLWFAVYALCMYSLYSFMPVVVKMTSATAVNLSLLTADLFSLFCGLFLFHYSFSTLYIISFVVIMVGFVMFNAVPTYTALPESGSNEENPPEEESSSDRLLSAGPQAQTDPERQDTKKAETQRPETLPADAL